Proteins encoded in a region of the Salmo trutta chromosome 34, fSalTru1.1, whole genome shotgun sequence genome:
- the LOC115173251 gene encoding neurensin-1-like, whose protein sequence is MASCSEACNPGSGCGAGSSGCEVGSSCACLQFGVRSYLHHFYEGFSTASGWERDPEGVGDVQTLRSPLRWSSALWKVSLALGLLMVTSGLVSLSVGYSGPTRIESFGEGDLLFIDTQAVSFNRGLRHCVAAGIGLTCLGTGLTVAGLLSWSFSKSRLKEVLYRRERDKGGVECARKGGTEGGAQGGGRQGEMGTAVMKAPGAGEGKVPATLSKVETVQPSGRESP, encoded by the exons ATGGCGTCCTGCTCTGAGGCCTGTAACCCAGGGTCTGGATGTGGGGCAGGGTCCTCAGGCTGTGAG GTAGGTTCTAGCTGTGCCTGTCTGCAGTTTGGGGTGCGTTCGTACCTGCACCATTTCTATGAGGGGTTTAGCACTGCATCAGGGTGGGAGAGAGACCCTGAGGGAGTGGGAGACGTCCAGACCTTGAGATCGCCCCTGAGGTGGAGCTCAGCACTCTGGAAG gtctctcTGGCCCTTGGTCTCCTGATGGTGAcctctggtctggtcagtctgtcCGTGGGTTACTCCGGCCCCACCAGGATCGAGTCCTTCGGGGAGGGGGACCTCCTCTTCATAGACACCCAGGCTGTCAGCTTTAACAGGGGTCTGCGTCACTGCGTGGCGGCCGGGATCGGTCTCACCTGCCTGGGAACGGGTCTGACCGTGGCGGGCCTCCTTTCCTGGTCCTTCTCTAAGAGCCGATTGAAAGAGGTGCTAtatcggagagagagagataagggagggGTGGAGTGTGCAaggaagggagggacagaggggggaGCACAGGGGGGAGGAAGACAGGGGGAGATGGGGACGGCTGTTATGAAGGCCCCTGGAGCAGGGGAGGGGAAGGTGCCTGCCACCCTGTCCAAAGTGGAAACGGTACAGCCATCAGGAAGGGAATCCCCATAG